One region of Mesobacillus boroniphilus genomic DNA includes:
- a CDS encoding class I SAM-dependent methyltransferase, protein MSVTPVEQLFTAFNTTADILKEELSSTYLEALAESGENMFQGTVLQDELNEVTKKRLEKVYKEISLDSFSKEEIRKGFQLAILKGMKEHVQPNHQMTPDSVGMFIGYLVNKFVAKKSFRLLDPAVGTGNLLATVLNQQTDKEIESVGVEIDDLLIRLAFVNANLQKHPVEFFNQDSLEPLFVDPADAVVCDLPVGYYPNDLRAEQYEVKAKEGHTYSHHMFIEQSTKHVKEGGYLFLMIPNGLFESEQAPMLHEFIKKYLIVQGVLQLPASLFKNKQAAKSILILQKNGEEVKAPQQALLAELPKLSDGAAVNRMLNKIDQWYTENKTAQQ, encoded by the coding sequence GTGAGTGTGACTCCGGTCGAACAATTATTTACTGCATTCAATACTACTGCAGATATTTTAAAAGAAGAGTTATCATCTACATATTTAGAGGCGCTGGCTGAAAGCGGGGAAAACATGTTCCAGGGCACAGTGCTTCAAGACGAACTAAATGAAGTTACAAAGAAACGGCTTGAAAAAGTATATAAGGAGATCAGCCTTGATTCCTTTAGCAAAGAAGAAATCCGCAAAGGCTTCCAGCTTGCGATTTTGAAGGGGATGAAGGAGCATGTCCAGCCTAACCATCAAATGACACCTGATTCTGTCGGCATGTTCATTGGCTATCTAGTCAACAAGTTTGTCGCTAAGAAGTCATTCAGGCTCCTTGACCCTGCGGTCGGAACCGGGAACCTGCTGGCTACGGTATTGAACCAGCAGACTGATAAAGAAATCGAGTCTGTCGGTGTTGAAATTGATGACCTGCTGATCCGGCTGGCTTTCGTAAATGCCAATCTACAAAAGCATCCGGTCGAATTTTTCAATCAGGACAGCCTTGAACCATTGTTTGTTGATCCTGCGGATGCAGTCGTATGTGACCTGCCAGTGGGTTACTATCCAAATGACCTTCGAGCGGAGCAATATGAGGTAAAAGCAAAAGAAGGCCATACGTACTCCCATCACATGTTCATCGAACAAAGTACAAAACATGTAAAAGAAGGCGGGTATTTGTTCTTAATGATTCCTAATGGTCTTTTTGAAAGTGAACAGGCGCCGATGCTTCATGAGTTCATTAAAAAATATCTGATTGTCCAGGGTGTTTTACAGCTTCCAGCTTCATTGTTTAAAAATAAGCAGGCAGCTAAAAGTATCCTTATTTTGCAGAAAAACGGTGAAGAAGTGAAAGCACCACAACAGGCACTCCTTGCCGAGCTTCCAAAACTATCGGACGGAGCAGCCGTGAACAGGATGCTGAATAAAATCGATCAATGGTATACCGAAAATAAAACGGCTCAGCAATAG
- the tpx gene encoding thiol peroxidase: MASVTFKGNSVTLLGNEVKVGDQAPDFKVLANDLSGVTLQDSKGQVRLISVVPSLDTGVCDAQTRRFNEVAANLDNVKILTVSVDLPFAQKRWCGAAGIENVQTLSDHRELSFGEAYGVAIKELRLLARAVFVVDSNDKVTYVEYVSEATDHPNYEAAIEAAKQAN, encoded by the coding sequence ATGGCATCTGTTACATTTAAGGGGAACTCAGTTACATTGCTAGGAAATGAAGTAAAGGTTGGAGACCAGGCACCAGATTTCAAAGTGCTTGCAAACGATCTTTCTGGAGTGACACTTCAGGATTCAAAAGGACAAGTACGTTTAATCAGTGTTGTTCCTTCACTTGACACAGGAGTTTGTGACGCACAGACTCGCCGTTTCAATGAAGTAGCTGCAAACCTTGATAACGTTAAGATTTTGACAGTCAGTGTGGACCTTCCTTTCGCGCAAAAGCGCTGGTGTGGTGCGGCTGGAATCGAAAATGTCCAGACTTTGTCTGACCACCGAGAACTTTCATTCGGAGAAGCTTACGGAGTAGCTATCAAGGAACTACGCCTGCTAGCTCGCGCAGTATTTGTTGTTGATTCAAACGACAAAGTAACATATGTTGAGTATGTAAGCGAAGCAACTGATCACCCTAACTACGAAGCGGCAATAGAGGCTGCAAAGCAAGCAAACTAA
- the ytfJ gene encoding GerW family sporulation protein → MSDHPIQGLMTTAMESLKEMIDVNTIIGDPVETPDGSVILTVSKVGFGFAAGGSEFVLESSKGGSGGSGGSGGSGGSGGQSGGSQHPFGGGSGGGVSITPIAFLIVSSKGVKMLHLDESTHLYEKILDLAPQAVEKIQQMMSKKDQNSQDGSQNKNQAQSQSQSDYNGPKTDLEF, encoded by the coding sequence ATGTCCGACCATCCAATTCAAGGACTAATGACAACTGCCATGGAAAGCTTGAAAGAAATGATTGATGTCAACACAATCATTGGGGACCCAGTAGAAACACCGGATGGAAGTGTAATCCTGACAGTTTCAAAGGTTGGTTTCGGTTTCGCAGCTGGTGGAAGTGAATTTGTTTTGGAAAGCTCGAAGGGAGGTTCCGGCGGCTCTGGTGGCTCTGGGGGATCAGGCGGCTCTGGAGGACAATCCGGAGGATCCCAGCACCCATTTGGAGGAGGAAGCGGCGGCGGTGTGTCAATCACGCCAATTGCTTTCCTGATTGTAAGCTCAAAAGGTGTAAAAATGCTTCATCTTGACGAAAGTACTCATTTGTATGAAAAGATCCTTGACCTGGCCCCACAGGCTGTGGAAAAAATCCAGCAAATGATGTCAAAGAAAGACCAGAACAGCCAGGATGGCAGCCAAAACAAAAATCAAGCCCAATCTCAGTCTCAATCTGATTACAACGGTCCGAAAACAGACCTTGAATTTTAA
- a CDS encoding DUF2953 domain-containing protein, with product MMKWVLLAILLLTVLAIIILFTKVKILLDYFHGNDNDHFKVTIKAWGGLIKFKIEVPVVKIDENSPTIVAEQKVETGPDENMKQQKTTQIDKNDLLNSLHDIRQMITHIAGLHKIVRHFLKKVTIQNIEWHTMVGVSDAAATAVITGAFWAVKGGVIGLLSNYMKMKEMPVMTITPSFQQTVSITSFKCMIQVRVGHAILAGIKLVKYWKGGWPDFKSKPLSALSGDNTNSV from the coding sequence ATGATGAAATGGGTGCTGCTTGCCATACTGCTTCTCACGGTGCTGGCGATTATAATCCTTTTTACTAAAGTTAAGATTCTTTTAGATTATTTCCACGGCAATGATAATGATCATTTTAAGGTGACAATTAAGGCATGGGGCGGATTAATCAAGTTTAAGATAGAAGTTCCTGTAGTAAAAATCGATGAAAATTCTCCCACAATCGTCGCAGAGCAAAAGGTCGAAACAGGACCTGATGAAAATATGAAACAACAAAAAACCACTCAGATTGATAAAAATGATTTACTTAATAGCCTGCATGATATCAGGCAGATGATCACCCACATCGCCGGTCTCCATAAAATAGTCCGGCATTTTTTAAAGAAGGTTACGATTCAGAATATTGAATGGCACACTATGGTAGGCGTATCGGATGCAGCAGCAACAGCTGTGATTACTGGTGCTTTTTGGGCAGTCAAAGGCGGTGTAATTGGGCTTCTAAGCAACTATATGAAAATGAAAGAGATGCCTGTCATGACGATTACACCAAGTTTCCAGCAAACTGTTTCAATTACTAGTTTTAAATGTATGATTCAAGTGAGAGTCGGGCATGCTATTTTAGCAGGAATAAAGCTGGTTAAATATTGGAAAGGCGGCTGGCCTGATTTTAAATCAAAGCCATTATCCGCTCTTTCTGGTGATAATACTAATTCTGTCTAA
- a CDS encoding RDD family protein: MQTQGNPEAEEFENGKVEPENHIYAGLYAGFWTRFWAYLLDLIVIGSINRMIINPVFRALDISLIEDGIFSSMAIATAVIFYLYFVLMTKFLGQTLGKMVFGLKVVELDGKDLTWGTVIFREWIGRFISATIMVLYVVVAFTKKKQGLHDLFADTTVIYEPR, translated from the coding sequence ATACAAACCCAGGGCAATCCAGAAGCTGAGGAATTTGAAAATGGCAAGGTTGAACCGGAGAATCATATATACGCCGGTCTCTATGCAGGTTTCTGGACACGTTTTTGGGCGTATTTGCTTGACTTGATTGTAATTGGGAGCATTAACCGGATGATAATCAATCCTGTGTTCCGGGCGCTGGATATATCGTTGATTGAGGATGGGATTTTTTCATCGATGGCCATCGCGACAGCAGTCATCTTCTATTTGTATTTTGTGCTAATGACAAAGTTCTTAGGCCAAACCCTCGGAAAAATGGTCTTTGGTTTGAAAGTGGTAGAGCTGGACGGCAAGGATCTTACCTGGGGAACCGTTATTTTCCGCGAGTGGATCGGACGTTTCATTTCGGCGACCATCATGGTTTTATATGTGGTCGTTGCTTTTACAAAAAAGAAACAGGGGCTGCATGACCTGTTTGCCGATACAACAGTCATATATGAACCACGCTAA
- the sppA gene encoding signal peptide peptidase SppA, whose amino-acid sequence MNGKRWAALGIAVGLFIASTVINLLSTFAFSDAENAFTDMFAVSEELFAEEIIEEGDMLSKIAVLSINGVIQDTGDAESFFESPLYNHKAFMEQLDYVKEAEDVKAIILQVNSPGGGVVESAQIHDKIKEIQKETEKPIYVSMGSMAASGGYYVSAPADKIFASPETLTGSLGVIMQGVNYAGLAEKYGVEFTTIKSGPYKDIMSPSRPMTEDEREILQSMIDNSYEGFVKVISEGRDMSIEQVKKIADGRIYDGRQAKQLHLIDGFGYLDDVIESVRKDEKLGDATVVKYSESMGFGSFFSMGAQKFMGKDAEMAGLMKLLSQPNSPRLMYLYAE is encoded by the coding sequence ATGAATGGTAAAAGGTGGGCTGCTTTAGGGATAGCCGTCGGATTATTCATTGCATCAACAGTTATTAATCTTCTGTCTACATTCGCTTTCAGTGACGCAGAAAATGCTTTTACGGATATGTTTGCAGTATCGGAAGAACTGTTTGCGGAAGAAATTATCGAAGAAGGTGACATGCTGAGCAAAATAGCGGTATTGTCCATCAATGGGGTGATCCAGGATACGGGAGATGCTGAATCATTCTTTGAAAGTCCACTATACAATCATAAAGCTTTTATGGAACAGCTTGATTATGTCAAGGAAGCAGAAGATGTTAAGGCTATCATCCTTCAAGTGAACTCTCCTGGAGGCGGCGTCGTGGAAAGTGCGCAAATTCATGACAAAATCAAGGAAATCCAGAAGGAAACGGAAAAGCCGATTTACGTGTCAATGGGATCAATGGCCGCTTCTGGAGGTTATTATGTATCTGCGCCCGCTGACAAAATTTTTGCAAGCCCTGAAACGCTTACTGGATCGCTGGGTGTCATCATGCAGGGAGTTAATTATGCCGGGCTTGCAGAAAAGTATGGAGTTGAATTCACGACAATCAAAAGTGGACCATACAAGGATATTATGAGCCCTTCGAGACCAATGACAGAGGATGAGCGAGAAATCCTCCAATCGATGATCGACAACTCATATGAGGGATTTGTCAAAGTTATTTCAGAAGGACGCGATATGTCTATTGAACAGGTCAAGAAAATTGCGGATGGCCGGATTTATGATGGACGTCAGGCGAAGCAGCTGCATTTGATCGACGGATTTGGTTACCTTGATGATGTCATCGAGAGTGTCAGGAAGGATGAAAAGCTTGGCGATGCTACTGTCGTAAAGTACTCAGAAAGCATGGGTTTTGGCTCGTTCTTCAGCATGGGAGCTCAAAAGTTCATGGGGAAAGACGCAGAAATGGCAGGCTTAATGAAGTTATTGTCCCAGCCTAATTCTCCACGCCTAATGTATTTATATGCGGAATAA
- a CDS encoding NAD kinase, protein MPDRRNIYFHHKPDTTMLEKVEPIYELARRYDFNIVNDHRTANIIVSIGDDGTFLQAVRKTGFRDDCLYAGISVTGSLNMYCDFHLEDTDKMIEAITTAQIEVRRYPTIEVTIDGDTTFGCLNEFSVRSAIIKAFVMDVFIDDKHFETFRGDGMIVATPTGSTAYNKSVNGAVVDPLLPCMQVSELASVNNNHYRTLGSSFILSGDRKLTFKVAQDGNDYPIMGMDNEALSIQHVEKFDVKLSNKIIKTVKLKDNSFWEKVKRTFL, encoded by the coding sequence ATGCCAGATCGCCGCAATATTTATTTTCACCATAAACCAGACACAACCATGCTGGAAAAAGTTGAGCCTATTTATGAACTTGCTCGCCGCTATGATTTCAATATCGTGAACGACCATCGCACCGCAAATATCATCGTAAGCATTGGTGATGATGGTACCTTCCTGCAGGCTGTCAGAAAGACCGGATTCCGAGATGATTGCTTGTATGCCGGTATTTCAGTCACTGGGTCCTTGAATATGTACTGCGATTTCCATCTTGAAGATACTGATAAAATGATTGAAGCGATCACCACTGCACAAATCGAAGTCAGGCGCTACCCGACCATTGAGGTTACAATCGATGGAGATACAACATTTGGCTGCTTGAACGAGTTCAGCGTCCGTTCAGCAATCATCAAAGCTTTTGTGATGGATGTATTTATCGACGACAAGCATTTTGAAACCTTCCGCGGTGACGGAATGATCGTCGCAACTCCTACCGGAAGCACGGCGTATAACAAGTCTGTCAATGGAGCAGTTGTTGATCCACTGCTGCCATGCATGCAGGTGAGCGAGCTCGCTTCAGTTAACAATAACCATTACCGTACCCTAGGCTCATCCTTCATCCTTAGCGGTGACAGGAAGCTTACCTTCAAGGTTGCCCAGGACGGAAATGATTATCCAATCATGGGAATGGATAACGAAGCACTGAGCATCCAGCATGTCGAAAAATTCGATGTGAAACTGAGCAACAAAATCATTAAGACTGTCAAACTCAAGGACAACTCTTTCTGGGAAAAAGTTAAGAGAACTTTTCTATAA
- the rarD gene encoding EamA family transporter RarD produces the protein MDKRTEQQAGVLYAAFSYILWGFLPVYWKLLDHVNADEILANRVFWSFFFIAVILVLNKKWGLFTGTLRGLAQNKKQLAALAVASMLISMNWFMYIWAVNTDQMIEASLGYYINPLVSVLLGMVFLKERLSLLQYVSFGLAAIGVLIMTISYGQFPWIALSLAISFGLYGLAKKLIKVDSAVGLALETLVVMPLAAIYIAYLLNQGTNSLFAGSLSTTLLLAGAGAATAVPLLFFAKGAQRIPLATLGILQYIAPTLTLILGVFVYYETFSTVHLLAFTFIWSALILYSLSRTKLAAALTIKWKKEKGLPM, from the coding sequence ATGGATAAAAGGACCGAACAACAAGCTGGTGTCCTATACGCAGCTTTTTCTTATATATTATGGGGATTTCTTCCAGTTTATTGGAAGCTTTTAGATCATGTAAACGCTGATGAAATCCTGGCTAATCGTGTATTCTGGTCGTTTTTCTTCATCGCTGTAATTCTGGTCCTTAATAAGAAATGGGGGCTTTTTACAGGGACATTGCGCGGGCTGGCCCAAAACAAAAAGCAATTAGCCGCCCTGGCTGTGGCATCAATGCTAATCAGTATGAATTGGTTCATGTATATTTGGGCTGTGAATACAGACCAGATGATCGAAGCAAGCCTTGGCTATTATATCAATCCGCTCGTAAGTGTCCTTCTTGGTATGGTATTCCTGAAGGAACGCCTATCCTTGCTGCAATATGTATCGTTCGGGCTGGCAGCAATCGGTGTGTTGATCATGACAATTTCCTACGGACAATTCCCTTGGATTGCTTTATCACTCGCAATATCCTTTGGCCTCTACGGGTTGGCGAAGAAATTGATTAAAGTAGATTCTGCTGTCGGGCTTGCGCTAGAAACATTGGTCGTTATGCCGCTCGCAGCCATTTATATTGCCTACCTCCTAAACCAGGGAACGAACTCACTGTTTGCCGGCTCATTGTCGACTACCTTGTTGCTCGCAGGTGCAGGGGCGGCTACTGCAGTTCCTCTGCTATTTTTCGCCAAAGGAGCGCAAAGGATTCCGCTCGCAACACTTGGTATCCTGCAATATATTGCACCAACATTGACGCTGATTCTTGGAGTTTTCGTCTATTACGAAACATTCTCGACAGTCCACCTGCTTGCCTTTACCTTTATCTGGTCGGCATTGATTCTTTACTCTTTATCAAGGACAAAGCTGGCAGCAGCATTGACAATTAAGTGGAAAAAAGAAAAAGGACTGCCAATGTAA
- a CDS encoding iron-sulfur cluster biosynthesis family protein gives MNIEIRDAALEELNKVQFGDREGIRILAEFVGTCSIATDIQLQIEEKQADDEMITESGINFFVPKKSLESLPSQIFLDFKSGFGYKISSAEETFGYNFKLKPRKAK, from the coding sequence ATGAATATCGAAATTAGAGACGCTGCTTTGGAAGAGTTAAACAAGGTCCAATTTGGCGATAGAGAAGGAATAAGAATTTTAGCAGAGTTTGTTGGGACATGTTCGATCGCTACGGACATTCAACTGCAAATAGAAGAAAAGCAGGCTGATGATGAAATGATTACAGAAAGCGGTATTAATTTTTTTGTACCAAAGAAATCGCTGGAATCTCTTCCAAGTCAAATATTTTTGGATTTCAAGTCAGGGTTCGGCTATAAAATATCCTCTGCCGAAGAGACATTTGGCTATAACTTTAAGCTTAAACCACGAAAAGCAAAATAA
- the mbcS gene encoding acyl-CoA synthetase MbcS, with the protein MNREQLIAPQKYNLVSEMERYAQDQERKAIIWENEAGSTKEITYRELLNNANKIGNVFLKHGLQKGDVVLVVVPRLIEAYQVYIASLKMGLVVIPSSEMLRTKDFQYRINHGDVKAVVSYAPFAEEFAGIEEADKLPKFVIGDEKEGWIHLDAEMETASEELPLADTERDDMAFLSYTSGTTGNPKGVVHTHGWAYAHLRTAATNWLGIEEGDNVWATAGPGWQKWIWSPFLSVMGTGATGLVYQGKFEPQKYLSLLQKYNVNVLCCTPTEYRLMAKVENLRDYNLPGLHSAVSAGEPLNREVIDTFKKHFNVEVRDGYGQTENTLLVGVTKGMELRPGSMGKPTPGNRVEIINEDGEPCAPGEVGDIAVHIETPALFKNYYKDPERTAMQFRGDYYVTGDKASKDEEGYFWFEGRGDDIIISSGYTIGPFEVEDALVKHPYVKECAVVASPDEIRGHIVKAFVVLREGVSPEQENLVAELQQHVKELTAPYKYPRKIEFLEELPKTTSGKIRRIELRKKELEGAK; encoded by the coding sequence ATGAACAGGGAACAATTGATTGCGCCACAAAAGTATAATCTTGTATCTGAAATGGAGCGTTATGCTCAGGACCAGGAAAGAAAAGCGATTATCTGGGAAAATGAAGCAGGCAGCACAAAAGAAATTACATACCGGGAACTTCTGAATAATGCGAATAAGATTGGAAACGTTTTCTTGAAACATGGCTTGCAGAAGGGTGACGTTGTTTTGGTCGTCGTCCCGAGATTGATTGAAGCCTATCAGGTTTATATTGCATCCTTGAAAATGGGGTTAGTTGTCATCCCTAGTTCGGAAATGCTTAGAACGAAAGATTTTCAATACCGGATCAACCATGGCGATGTAAAAGCGGTCGTTAGCTATGCTCCTTTTGCAGAGGAATTCGCTGGAATCGAGGAAGCGGATAAACTGCCTAAGTTCGTTATTGGAGATGAAAAAGAAGGATGGATCCATCTGGATGCAGAAATGGAAACGGCATCGGAGGAACTTCCGCTGGCAGATACAGAAAGAGATGACATGGCATTTCTTAGCTATACCTCAGGAACGACTGGCAATCCAAAAGGAGTTGTCCATACACATGGTTGGGCATATGCGCATCTTCGCACAGCAGCGACAAACTGGCTTGGCATCGAGGAAGGTGACAATGTCTGGGCCACTGCAGGTCCTGGCTGGCAAAAATGGATCTGGAGTCCGTTTTTATCTGTTATGGGAACCGGAGCAACTGGCCTGGTTTACCAGGGGAAATTCGAGCCACAAAAGTATTTATCACTTCTACAAAAATACAATGTGAATGTCCTTTGCTGCACACCGACGGAATATCGTCTAATGGCGAAGGTAGAAAACTTAAGAGATTATAATCTGCCTGGACTTCACAGTGCCGTATCCGCGGGAGAACCGCTTAACCGTGAAGTAATCGATACATTTAAAAAACATTTCAATGTTGAGGTTCGCGACGGTTATGGACAGACAGAAAATACATTGCTTGTCGGCGTGACGAAAGGAATGGAATTAAGACCAGGGTCGATGGGCAAGCCAACACCTGGAAACCGAGTCGAGATTATTAATGAAGATGGTGAGCCTTGTGCTCCTGGTGAAGTCGGGGACATTGCTGTCCATATTGAAACGCCAGCGTTGTTCAAGAACTATTACAAGGATCCAGAGCGGACAGCAATGCAGTTCCGTGGCGATTACTACGTAACAGGGGACAAAGCGAGCAAAGATGAAGAAGGCTACTTCTGGTTTGAGGGGCGCGGCGATGACATCATCATCAGCTCTGGCTATACAATCGGGCCTTTCGAAGTTGAGGATGCACTTGTTAAACATCCTTATGTAAAAGAATGTGCTGTAGTAGCATCGCCGGATGAAATCCGTGGCCATATCGTAAAAGCCTTTGTTGTCCTGCGTGAAGGCGTCAGCCCTGAACAGGAAAACCTTGTTGCTGAGCTGCAGCAGCATGTGAAGGAATTGACGGCACCATACAAGTATCCAAGAAAGATAGAGTTCCTTGAAGAACTACCAAAAACCACTTCCGGTAAAATTCGCCGGATAGAATTACGCAAAAAGGAATTGGAAGGCGCAAAATAA
- a CDS encoding alpha/beta-type small acid-soluble spore protein yields MANNNSSNQLLVPGVSQALDQMKYEIATEFGVQLGGETTSRANGSVGGEITKRLVQMAEQQLGGGFSR; encoded by the coding sequence ATGGCAAACAACAACAGCTCAAATCAACTTCTAGTACCTGGAGTATCACAAGCTCTTGACCAAATGAAGTACGAAATCGCTACTGAATTTGGTGTTCAGCTAGGCGGAGAAACTACTTCTCGCGCTAACGGTTCTGTAGGTGGAGAGATCACTAAGCGTTTGGTTCAAATGGCTGAACAACAACTTGGTGGCGGATTCTCTCGCTAA